In one Spirosoma rigui genomic region, the following are encoded:
- a CDS encoding glycoside hydrolase family protein, giving the protein MWTKKGLIYKPDGSKPFSRTHAQVPFGFPMGDKLRVYFSTRDENISSATSFVELDPNDLSKVTYIHDKPCLTKGDVGTFDETGAMPSWFLTVGDEIWLYYTGWNKSETASYRLGIGLAVSRDGGLTFERKYTGPLLDRSIYDQVWVAQPCVMREENADGSIRWRMWYLSCTKIEVINGHPEPFYDVKYAESSDGIKWERTGHVCVGYDEFTDAIGRPTVYKEGNLYKMYFSYRNATNYRTDVQRSYRIGYAESPDGLTWTRKDDLAGIERSTDGWDSMMMDYCHIFPHNNEWVMFYNGNGFGASGFGYATQPMQASV; this is encoded by the coding sequence ATGTGGACTAAAAAAGGGCTTATCTATAAACCCGACGGCTCAAAACCATTCAGCCGTACCCACGCTCAGGTTCCATTCGGGTTTCCGATGGGCGACAAACTGCGCGTTTACTTTTCAACCCGCGACGAGAATATATCGTCGGCTACGTCTTTCGTTGAGCTTGATCCCAACGACCTGTCGAAGGTGACCTACATCCACGATAAACCCTGCCTGACCAAGGGAGACGTGGGTACGTTCGATGAAACGGGTGCCATGCCGTCGTGGTTTTTAACGGTAGGCGACGAAATCTGGCTGTATTACACCGGTTGGAACAAGAGTGAAACGGCCAGCTACCGCCTGGGTATCGGCTTGGCCGTTAGCCGCGACGGTGGACTAACGTTCGAGCGCAAATACACGGGACCGTTACTGGACCGCTCGATCTACGACCAGGTGTGGGTAGCCCAGCCCTGCGTCATGCGCGAAGAAAATGCCGATGGCAGCATCCGCTGGCGGATGTGGTACCTGTCGTGCACAAAAATTGAAGTGATCAACGGCCACCCCGAGCCATTCTACGATGTGAAGTATGCCGAATCGTCTGATGGGATCAAGTGGGAACGCACGGGGCATGTGTGCGTTGGCTACGATGAGTTTACGGATGCCATTGGCCGGCCAACGGTGTATAAGGAAGGGAACTTGTACAAAATGTATTTCTCCTACCGGAACGCTACCAATTACCGGACTGATGTTCAGCGCAGCTACCGGATTGGTTACGCCGAATCGCCCGACGGTCTGACCTGGACCCGTAAAGACGACCTGGCGGGTATTGAGCGTTCGACTGATGGCTGGGACTCTATGATGATGGACTATTGCCACATCTTCCCCCATAATAACGAGTGGGTTATGTTCTACAACGGCAACGGTTTCGGCGCGTCGGGCTTCGGTTATGCCACCCAACCCATGCAGGCATCTGTATAA
- a CDS encoding NAD-dependent epimerase/dehydratase family protein: protein MNIALVTGSAGLIGSEAVAFFADKFDLIVGIDNNMRQYFFGADGSTEWNRNRLSDAYNNYAHRPADIREVSQLEPIFQEFGKDIKLVLHTAAQPSHDWAAREPFTDFGVNAVGTLNMLEMTRLHAPEAVFIFTSTNKVYGDNPNFLPLIETDTRWEIDENHPYFKDGIDEFMSIDHTKHSVFGASKVAADVMVQEYGRYFGMNTGVFRGGCLTGPNHSGAQLHGFLSYLMKCAITGNQYTIFGYKGKQVRDNIHSWDLVNMFWHFYQNPRPGEVYNAGGGRYANCSMLEAIALCEEISGNKMNYQYSETNRSGDHIWYISNLNKFKEHYPGWDWTYDLKETMTQIHDSMAARLAVAK, encoded by the coding sequence ATGAATATTGCATTGGTTACGGGCTCGGCCGGTCTAATCGGCAGTGAAGCTGTCGCATTTTTCGCCGACAAATTTGACCTCATCGTTGGTATCGATAACAACATGCGGCAGTACTTCTTCGGTGCCGATGGCTCGACAGAATGGAATCGCAATCGCTTGTCTGATGCCTACAACAACTACGCACACCGCCCGGCCGATATCCGGGAAGTGTCACAGCTGGAGCCCATTTTCCAGGAATTCGGAAAAGACATCAAGCTGGTACTGCACACAGCCGCACAACCGTCGCACGACTGGGCCGCCCGTGAGCCGTTCACTGACTTCGGCGTTAACGCCGTTGGTACGCTGAACATGCTGGAGATGACACGCCTGCACGCACCCGAAGCGGTGTTTATTTTCACCTCGACCAACAAGGTATACGGCGACAATCCGAACTTCCTGCCGCTGATCGAAACCGACACGCGTTGGGAAATTGACGAGAACCACCCTTACTTCAAGGATGGTATTGACGAATTCATGAGTATCGACCACACGAAGCACTCGGTTTTTGGTGCCTCGAAAGTAGCGGCCGATGTCATGGTTCAGGAATATGGCCGGTATTTCGGCATGAACACGGGTGTGTTCCGGGGAGGCTGCCTGACGGGACCCAACCACTCCGGTGCACAGCTGCACGGGTTCCTGTCGTACCTCATGAAATGCGCCATTACGGGCAACCAGTACACGATCTTCGGCTACAAAGGCAAGCAGGTGCGTGACAACATCCACAGCTGGGATCTGGTGAACATGTTCTGGCATTTCTACCAGAACCCCCGGCCGGGTGAGGTATACAACGCCGGTGGTGGCCGTTATGCCAACTGCTCAATGCTGGAAGCTATTGCCCTGTGTGAAGAAATCTCGGGTAATAAGATGAACTACCAGTACTCGGAAACCAACCGGAGTGGTGACCATATCTGGTATATCTCGAACCTGAACAAGTTCAAGGAGCACTATCCAGGCTGGGATTGGACCTACGATCTGAAGGAAACGATGACGCAGATTCACGACAGCATGGCCGCGCGACTGGCCGTAGCGAAATAA
- a CDS encoding glycosyltransferase family 2 protein produces the protein MVKVSVLIITYNQRNFIRKAIDSAVAQKTTFPIEILVGDDFSSDGTREIIQEYERQYPGLVIGVLHPRNMGKNGGINFLETLKLAKGEYYALMDGDDYWTDPLKLQKQVDLLDTHPDYSMAFTNTLITYEDGAPSHLLNGDDMKPFYTVDDLIGENEIWFMATSSTLYRNSIREYPAWFSDSSSGDIPRLILKAKMGKIGYLPDVTTVYRKNRAGASYHDNERDEKFLRNRIQMYSDINRELDHKYDRVLRRNIARYYRMMLDAKQYEQSYFRRAGIAMKYLYLGQPGWDKAKDVIRDYIVPEPLRKIYSTIRLLPYR, from the coding sequence ATGGTTAAAGTTAGTGTTCTGATTATCACCTATAATCAGCGTAATTTCATCCGAAAGGCCATCGACAGCGCTGTAGCGCAGAAGACCACGTTTCCCATCGAAATATTGGTTGGCGATGACTTCTCGTCGGATGGCACGCGGGAGATTATTCAGGAATACGAACGCCAGTACCCTGGTTTGGTAATTGGCGTACTGCATCCCCGAAATATGGGTAAAAATGGGGGAATCAACTTTCTGGAGACGCTGAAACTAGCCAAAGGCGAGTACTACGCGCTGATGGACGGGGATGACTACTGGACCGATCCCCTGAAGCTTCAGAAACAGGTTGACTTGCTCGATACGCACCCTGACTACTCGATGGCGTTTACCAACACGCTGATCACTTATGAAGACGGTGCTCCGTCGCACCTGCTCAATGGTGACGACATGAAGCCTTTCTATACCGTCGATGACCTGATTGGCGAGAACGAAATCTGGTTCATGGCAACGTCCAGTACACTATACCGTAACAGTATCCGGGAATACCCCGCCTGGTTCAGTGATTCGTCGAGTGGTGATATTCCCCGACTGATTCTTAAGGCTAAGATGGGCAAGATTGGTTATCTGCCCGACGTAACGACCGTATACCGCAAGAACCGGGCCGGTGCCAGCTACCACGATAACGAGCGCGATGAGAAGTTCCTGCGTAATCGTATCCAGATGTACAGCGATATCAACCGTGAACTCGATCATAAGTACGATCGGGTACTACGCCGGAATATTGCCCGCTACTACCGCATGATGCTCGATGCTAAGCAGTATGAGCAGAGCTACTTCCGACGTGCTGGTATCGCCATGAAATACTTATATTTGGGACAGCCCGGCTGGGACAAAGCAAAAGATGTGATCCGGGATTACATCGTGCCGGAACCGCTCCGGAAAATCTACAGCACCATTCGGCTACTGCCGTATCGGTAA